The following are from one region of the Phormidium sp. PBR-2020 genome:
- a CDS encoding ABC transporter substrate-binding protein: protein MAPLLLFVGLSLNACVQNSVSPVAQRPFSPDCVQEFDPSRDYFPDKVQVEFATGFEVDYQGHYKRVTLASPHPEANDPVEYVLVQCGTPIPDDVGDATVVEVPVQSVVVLSTTYLPHFAALDRVNHLVGISDTQITQTPAVVERVKQQKIRDVSRNQVVNVEAILNLNPDIVITFDAGGSSSETVLMLENAGLRVVLNSEYLEMSPLGRAEWLKFTALFLNQEGKAKEVFEEIRADYQELSQRVAAAIADDTSRPTVFTGFSSTNTWYVPGRNSYAAEFLRDAGADYLWDDLDSQWTVPLDFEVVYQRARDADFWVNVNSNWRTRADVIEDDPRYGNFAAWQGDRIYNNSKRVNEFGGNDYWEMGILYPNLILADLVQIFHPNLLPDREKTFYQKLE from the coding sequence ATGGCTCCTCTACTTCTGTTTGTTGGATTGAGTCTGAATGCTTGTGTTCAAAACTCGGTATCTCCGGTGGCGCAACGTCCGTTTTCTCCTGATTGTGTGCAGGAGTTTGACCCCAGTCGGGATTATTTCCCGGATAAGGTTCAGGTGGAGTTTGCGACGGGGTTTGAGGTGGACTATCAGGGTCACTATAAACGAGTCACGCTCGCTTCTCCTCATCCTGAGGCGAATGACCCCGTTGAGTATGTTTTAGTTCAATGTGGAACCCCTATTCCTGATGATGTCGGTGATGCTACGGTGGTTGAGGTTCCGGTGCAGTCGGTGGTGGTGTTATCGACGACTTATTTACCCCATTTTGCGGCGCTAGACCGGGTTAATCACTTGGTGGGAATCAGTGATACTCAGATTACTCAAACTCCTGCTGTTGTCGAACGGGTGAAACAGCAAAAGATTCGCGATGTGAGCCGCAATCAGGTGGTTAATGTTGAGGCGATTTTGAATCTTAATCCTGATATCGTGATTACTTTTGATGCGGGGGGGTCGAGTTCGGAGACGGTGCTGATGTTGGAGAATGCGGGTTTACGGGTCGTCCTTAATTCGGAATATTTGGAAATGTCCCCTCTGGGACGGGCGGAATGGCTGAAGTTTACGGCGTTGTTTCTCAATCAAGAGGGAAAAGCAAAAGAGGTGTTTGAGGAGATTCGTGCTGATTATCAGGAGTTGAGTCAACGGGTGGCGGCGGCGATTGCTGATGATACGTCTCGGCCAACGGTGTTTACGGGGTTTAGTTCAACGAATACTTGGTATGTTCCGGGCAGAAATAGTTATGCAGCCGAGTTTTTGCGGGATGCGGGGGCGGATTATCTTTGGGATGACCTGGACAGTCAATGGACGGTTCCTCTTGATTTTGAGGTGGTCTATCAGCGGGCAAGAGATGCAGATTTTTGGGTAAATGTCAATAGTAATTGGCGAACTCGGGCTGATGTGATTGAGGATGACCCCCGCTATGGGAATTTTGCGGCTTGGCAGGGCGATCGCATCTATAATAATAGTAAACGAGTCAACGAATTTGGCGGCAATGACTATTGGGAAATGGGGATTCTCTACCCTAACCTAATTCTAGCCGATTTAGTGCAGATTTTTCACCCTAATTTACTCCCAGATAGGGAGAAAACCTTTTATCAAAAGCTCGAATAG
- a CDS encoding TonB-dependent receptor: MKSLPLSLLFLLLLASPSLANPDPNDNPPTGDDPTEDDIEEVEIFIQRILRQPVFGPFRQNRPLRDSSRPIYVVPREQIDVQGATTVQDALRFVPGILSDGTSGGQLGSVSSQFMRGGNSSQTLILLNGRPINDLGSSGGFDLSSFTTNFVERLEVFPGGSSTLYGSSAVGGTLNIVSQSPTEEPEVVIASEVGSFGYNQQVIQSRGTAGDFGWVIGYNRTFSRNDFPFDLGTVDVSGTRDNAEANYNNLNLTLAADLGDRNRLTFSGLYLSRDIGVPGGVPTEAGSLGEFNRLSPQARQYTEDWLLDLLWESQLNPEDTSNLTARIYTDILDSTFRDPESSRSNLDRNSFGLQVQHNWQFTDNQTLTYGIDFRTISSENRTFNFSTGESTENYNSRIDNGAAFARYEVNLADNLSLNLGLRQEFNSLENGSFTSPAVGVLWNLSDSTALRANYARSFKSPLMSQLEGLAAFSVAGNPNLRPERGNSFDLGIDQQLGNIGLFRLTLFANQISELIAFEFGDPSTNVNIGKVEALGVEAALDLQLAPNVFAFANLTLNNTQILQDTNEAVEGNRLSFRDADVFNIGVAYATPNGWYAGLFLRNLSNFFTNNTNTERLPGYTTLDLKLQAPITENLRLNASVTNLFDERYEVFPGFPGLSRSVQGGIRYSF; the protein is encoded by the coding sequence ATGAAATCCCTTCCCCTCTCCCTCCTATTTCTCCTACTCCTCGCCAGTCCCAGTCTCGCCAACCCAGACCCCAACGATAATCCCCCCACCGGCGATGACCCCACAGAGGACGACATTGAAGAAGTCGAAATCTTCATTCAACGCATCCTGCGCCAACCCGTTTTTGGCCCCTTTCGCCAAAACCGACCCCTACGGGATTCCTCCCGTCCTATCTATGTCGTTCCCCGCGAACAAATCGACGTTCAAGGGGCCACCACCGTTCAAGATGCACTGCGATTCGTCCCCGGAATCCTCAGCGATGGAACCAGTGGCGGTCAACTCGGGTCCGTCAGTTCCCAATTTATGCGCGGCGGGAACTCCTCCCAAACCCTCATTCTCCTCAACGGACGACCCATCAACGACCTGGGGTCTTCTGGAGGCTTTGACCTCTCCTCCTTCACCACCAATTTTGTCGAACGCCTGGAAGTCTTCCCTGGGGGAAGTTCCACCCTCTACGGGTCTAGCGCCGTCGGCGGAACTCTCAACATCGTCAGCCAATCCCCCACAGAGGAACCGGAAGTGGTTATCGCAAGCGAAGTCGGGAGTTTTGGCTACAACCAACAAGTGATTCAAAGTCGAGGAACCGCCGGAGACTTCGGCTGGGTGATTGGTTATAACCGCACCTTCTCCCGCAATGACTTTCCCTTTGACCTGGGAACCGTCGATGTCTCGGGAACTCGGGACAATGCCGAGGCCAACTATAACAATCTCAACCTCACTCTAGCCGCCGATTTGGGCGATCGCAACCGTCTGACCTTCTCCGGCCTCTACCTCAGCCGAGACATCGGCGTTCCCGGCGGCGTTCCCACCGAAGCCGGAAGTCTGGGAGAATTTAACCGTCTTAGTCCCCAAGCCAGACAATACACCGAAGACTGGCTACTCGACCTCCTCTGGGAATCCCAACTCAACCCCGAGGATACCTCCAACCTCACGGCCCGCATCTATACCGATATCCTCGACTCCACCTTCCGCGACCCCGAAAGCAGCCGTAGCAACCTTGACCGCAACAGTTTCGGCTTGCAAGTTCAACATAACTGGCAATTCACCGATAACCAAACCCTCACCTACGGCATCGACTTTCGCACCATTTCTTCAGAAAATAGAACCTTTAACTTCTCCACAGGCGAAAGTACGGAAAACTACAACAGTCGCATCGACAATGGGGCCGCATTTGCTCGCTATGAGGTCAACCTTGCCGATAATCTCAGTCTAAATCTGGGTCTGCGCCAAGAATTTAATAGTCTCGAAAATGGCTCCTTCACCTCTCCCGCCGTCGGTGTCCTTTGGAACCTCAGTGACAGCACAGCACTCCGCGCCAATTATGCCAGAAGTTTCAAATCTCCCCTCATGTCTCAACTCGAAGGACTCGCCGCCTTTTCCGTTGCTGGCAATCCCAATCTACGACCGGAACGAGGCAACAGTTTTGACCTCGGCATCGACCAACAACTCGGCAATATCGGTTTATTTCGTCTGACTCTCTTTGCCAACCAAATTTCAGAACTGATTGCCTTTGAATTTGGCGACCCCAGCACCAATGTTAATATCGGCAAAGTGGAAGCCTTAGGGGTAGAAGCCGCCTTAGACCTGCAACTGGCTCCCAATGTCTTCGCCTTTGCCAACCTCACCTTAAACAACACCCAAATTTTGCAAGATACCAACGAAGCTGTAGAAGGCAATCGCCTCAGTTTCCGGGATGCCGATGTGTTTAATATCGGAGTCGCCTACGCCACACCCAATGGCTGGTATGCCGGGTTATTCCTACGCAATCTCAGCAACTTTTTTACGAACAACACGAACACAGAACGTTTACCAGGCTACACCACATTAGACCTCAAATTACAAGCCCCCATCACCGAAAATTTACGGCTCAACGCCAGTGTGACCAATCTCTTTGATGAACGCTATGAGGTCTTTCCCGGCTTTCCCGGTTTAAGTCGAAGTGTTCAAGGGGGAATTCGTTATAGCTTCTAG
- a CDS encoding phosphodiesterase, whose amino-acid sequence MVLKIAQITDTHLFADRNTAMRGLVTWDSLGDVVAEVKAWKPDVLLLTGDLTHRGEPQAYQHLIERIAPLNLPTYYIPGNHDDVDILNREFKDSPFLADKVVQGQGWQVLLLDSTLATAQSGEGYLSEAQLQELEQSLTACSQPTVVVLHHHPIPMGIDWLDTIGVQNSQAFLTCLTRFPQVKLVLFGHVHLEFDEAYQGIQFCGTPSTCKQVLREGAREQEAYPGFRGLRLFEDGSYQTEVIRSHPG is encoded by the coding sequence ATGGTTCTCAAAATTGCTCAAATCACCGATACTCATCTCTTTGCTGACCGCAACACTGCGATGCGAGGCTTAGTAACCTGGGACTCCCTCGGGGATGTGGTAGCAGAGGTCAAGGCTTGGAAGCCTGATGTTCTGCTGCTTACGGGAGATTTAACCCATCGGGGAGAACCCCAAGCCTATCAACATCTCATTGAACGCATTGCGCCTCTCAATTTGCCAACTTACTATATTCCCGGAAATCACGATGACGTCGATATCTTAAACCGGGAATTTAAAGACTCACCCTTTCTCGCGGATAAGGTTGTTCAAGGTCAAGGTTGGCAGGTTCTGTTACTCGATTCTACGTTAGCCACGGCTCAATCAGGAGAAGGCTATCTTAGTGAGGCTCAACTTCAGGAATTAGAACAGTCTTTAACGGCCTGTTCTCAGCCGACGGTGGTGGTGTTACATCATCATCCTATTCCGATGGGAATTGATTGGCTCGATACGATTGGCGTGCAAAATTCTCAAGCCTTTCTCACCTGTTTAACTCGCTTTCCTCAGGTGAAACTTGTCCTCTTTGGTCATGTTCATTTAGAGTTTGATGAAGCGTATCAAGGGATTCAGTTTTGTGGGACTCCTTCGACTTGTAAACAAGTGCTGCGGGAGGGAGCGAGGGAGCAAGAGGCCTATCCTGGATTTCGGGGTTTAAGGTTATTTGAGGATGGAAGCTATCAGACTGAGGTGATTCGTTCTCATCCGGGTTAA
- a CDS encoding response regulator transcription factor yields the protein MIRTVLIEDHELTRVGIRAALEQTGVIDIVGEASTGKQGLQILQDTQPDVAVLDIGLPDIDGIELLQQFRQSQQEKADSVKVLILTMHDNEDAVLAAFAAGADSYSMKDASLDRLLEAIQLTHEGNTWIDPNIAQIVLRQARKSQSAASSLQASPSGTTVSLGTPAAEVTDVEKTDLKEDSRSIDGVDSEVQQLMESDPLTKRELEILELIVGGCNNAQIAEKLYITVGTVKTHVRSILNKLCVDDRTQAAVRALRSGLVN from the coding sequence ATGATTCGCACCGTATTGATCGAAGACCACGAATTGACTCGGGTTGGCATTCGAGCGGCCCTCGAGCAAACTGGCGTAATTGACATCGTTGGGGAAGCCTCCACCGGCAAACAAGGATTACAGATTCTCCAGGACACCCAACCGGATGTAGCGGTTCTCGATATTGGTTTACCGGACATTGACGGCATTGAACTGCTGCAACAGTTTCGTCAGTCTCAGCAGGAGAAGGCCGACTCCGTCAAAGTCCTGATTTTGACCATGCACGACAACGAAGACGCGGTGTTAGCGGCCTTCGCCGCCGGGGCCGACTCCTACAGCATGAAAGATGCCAGTTTAGATCGGCTCCTAGAGGCGATTCAGCTCACCCATGAGGGCAACACCTGGATCGACCCCAACATCGCCCAAATCGTGCTACGACAGGCTCGTAAATCCCAGTCCGCCGCCTCCTCCCTGCAAGCCTCTCCCTCCGGAACCACCGTCTCCCTGGGAACCCCCGCCGCCGAAGTCACCGACGTTGAAAAAACTGACCTAAAGGAGGACTCCCGCAGTATTGACGGCGTAGATTCAGAAGTGCAGCAGTTGATGGAATCCGATCCCCTCACCAAACGGGAGTTAGAAATTCTGGAGTTAATCGTCGGTGGCTGTAACAACGCCCAGATTGCCGAAAAACTCTATATCACCGTGGGAACCGTCAAAACCCACGTTCGCAGTATCCTCAACAAACTCTGCGTGGACGATCGCACCCAAGCCGCCGTGCGGGCCTTACGCTCAGGCCTCGTCAACTAA
- a CDS encoding iron ABC transporter permease, with protein MKLDRRLGVSGGVFCLFLLILYVSLAMGSVEIPMGEMLRIFLGQSPQDPTWATIVLTFRLPKAVTAMVAGVALSVSGLQMQVLFGNPLAGPFVLGISSGASLGVALVVLLGQVGPWSRVLAASLGAAVVLGLVMLMARRVRSRERLLLLGLMFGYGVNALVTILLHFSSRERIQAYLTWTFGSFAGIPWERMTLFVGMVLLGLLLAAGLAKSLNLLLLGDMTAIGLGLRLQRVQLLTLLSTAILAGTVTAFCGPIAFLGVAVPHLARSLWNTSNLLRLLPAVMLLGAMLALLADWMAQVPGQDIVLPLNAVTAMIGAPIVTHAILQRGGTAG; from the coding sequence GTGAAATTAGACCGAAGGCTGGGAGTCAGTGGTGGCGTATTCTGCCTATTTTTGCTCATTCTTTATGTCAGTTTGGCGATGGGGTCGGTGGAGATTCCCATGGGGGAAATGCTACGGATTTTCTTGGGACAATCGCCTCAAGACCCCACTTGGGCCACCATTGTTCTCACCTTTCGCCTCCCGAAAGCGGTGACGGCGATGGTGGCGGGGGTGGCGTTGTCGGTGTCGGGGTTGCAAATGCAAGTGCTGTTTGGCAATCCTTTGGCGGGGCCCTTTGTCTTGGGGATTAGTTCGGGGGCCAGTTTGGGGGTGGCCTTGGTGGTGTTGCTGGGCCAGGTGGGCCCCTGGAGTCGGGTGTTGGCGGCTAGTTTGGGTGCGGCGGTGGTGTTGGGATTGGTGATGCTGATGGCCCGGAGGGTTCGCAGTCGGGAACGGTTGCTGTTGTTGGGGTTGATGTTTGGCTATGGGGTGAACGCTCTGGTGACGATTTTGCTGCATTTTAGTTCTCGGGAGCGGATTCAAGCCTATTTGACTTGGACCTTTGGCAGTTTTGCGGGGATTCCTTGGGAACGGATGACCCTATTTGTGGGAATGGTCCTGCTGGGGTTGTTGTTGGCGGCTGGGTTGGCCAAGTCTCTTAATTTGTTGCTGTTGGGGGATATGACGGCGATTGGGTTGGGGTTACGGCTGCAACGGGTGCAGTTGCTGACGCTGCTGAGTACGGCGATTTTGGCGGGAACGGTGACGGCGTTTTGTGGCCCAATTGCCTTTTTGGGGGTTGCAGTGCCTCATTTGGCTCGTTCTCTGTGGAATACGTCCAATCTGTTGCGGTTACTCCCGGCGGTGATGCTGTTGGGAGCGATGTTGGCGTTGTTGGCGGATTGGATGGCTCAGGTTCCAGGTCAGGATATTGTTTTGCCGTTGAATGCGGTGACGGCGATGATTGGGGCCCCGATTGTCACTCATGCGATTCTGCAACGGGGTGGGACTGCTGGGTAG
- a CDS encoding hybrid sensor histidine kinase/response regulator, with the protein MTKVEPKIDRILAVDDSPDNLFLVQAILEDEGYIIDLAEDGFAALEQIETNPPDLILLDVMMPNLDGYDVTQRVRTQSSLPYIPILLITAHEGSSVVKGLDVGADDFIRKPVEMEELQARVRSLLRLKHTIDERDRMAREREDFVSRLTHDLRTPLVAADRMLNLMKSQAFGEVSESMDEAIATMIRSNHNLLDMVNLLLEVYRYEAGRKQLTFAPFNLCETLNEILDELSPIAQDKQIEIVREFQDGICEVVGDRLELYRVFMNLTGNAIKFTDKGTVKLRLYQAPVPNPWLVLEVEDTGIGIEKGDRASLFTRFRQGHHKRSGSGLGLHLCQRIVDAHQGKIEVVSEVGRGSLFRIKLPLEMQRIPR; encoded by the coding sequence ATGACAAAGGTTGAACCTAAAATTGATAGAATCTTAGCCGTCGATGATTCTCCTGATAATTTATTTTTGGTGCAAGCCATTCTTGAAGATGAGGGCTATATTATTGATTTAGCCGAGGATGGATTTGCCGCCCTCGAACAAATTGAAACAAATCCCCCAGATTTGATTCTTTTGGATGTGATGATGCCGAATCTCGATGGCTATGATGTGACCCAACGAGTTCGCACTCAGAGCAGTTTGCCTTATATTCCCATTTTGTTAATTACGGCTCATGAAGGCTCTAGTGTGGTGAAGGGCCTCGATGTGGGGGCCGATGACTTCATCCGTAAGCCAGTGGAGATGGAGGAGTTGCAGGCGCGGGTGCGATCGCTACTACGGTTGAAGCATACCATCGATGAGCGCGATCGCATGGCCCGAGAACGGGAGGATTTTGTCTCCCGGCTAACTCATGATTTACGAACCCCTTTGGTGGCCGCAGATCGGATGCTCAATTTGATGAAATCTCAGGCCTTTGGGGAGGTTTCTGAGTCTATGGATGAGGCGATCGCCACCATGATTCGCAGCAACCATAATCTACTAGATATGGTGAATTTGCTGTTAGAAGTCTATCGCTATGAAGCGGGGCGAAAACAGTTAACCTTTGCACCGTTTAATCTCTGCGAAACCCTGAACGAGATTTTAGACGAACTCTCACCCATTGCTCAAGATAAACAGATTGAGATTGTCCGCGAGTTTCAGGACGGTATTTGTGAAGTGGTTGGCGATCGCCTCGAACTCTATCGCGTTTTTATGAACCTAACTGGCAATGCCATTAAGTTTACCGACAAGGGAACCGTTAAACTACGACTGTATCAGGCTCCTGTCCCCAACCCTTGGCTTGTCTTAGAAGTTGAAGATACGGGAATTGGCATCGAGAAGGGCGATCGCGCCAGTCTCTTTACTCGCTTTCGTCAAGGTCATCATAAACGCTCCGGAAGCGGGTTAGGCTTACATCTGTGCCAGCGCATTGTCGATGCTCATCAGGGTAAAATTGAGGTGGTTTCAGAAGTCGGTCGAGGCAGCCTATTTCGGATTAAACTACCGCTGGAGATGCAGAGGATTCCCCGATAG
- a CDS encoding (2Fe-2S) ferredoxin domain-containing protein translates to MTNFQPWVAPLNHKTTEPTPQGGTLEYEDFPISSDVTGPLLYDLFQNHWSEIGVGHVVQGSVLELELTAPPKTCLLYDGYLTVVTEGWHLHLCLEEHLGGPHCKTPPELRQQRRLSRGAFYRRLNEAGQPRSWGIQFWNGEGERMMNLFLPNPLLGEDEDVLPEGKPLLEKLALYDELRSIYILGERPIPFEENPLKRPYLAVCRSSRCNPSRKWEPVFEALESAVEEAGLDVTVRTAGCLEVCQLGPIVFYSGDRTWYSRVKPEVARQIVSEHLVQGTPVKEHLYPPQS, encoded by the coding sequence ATGACAAACTTTCAGCCTTGGGTTGCCCCTCTCAACCACAAAACCACAGAACCCACCCCGCAAGGAGGAACCCTAGAATATGAAGATTTCCCCATTTCTAGTGATGTTACGGGTCCCCTGTTATATGACCTGTTTCAAAACCATTGGTCGGAGATTGGCGTGGGTCATGTGGTTCAGGGAAGTGTCCTGGAATTAGAACTGACTGCGCCTCCCAAAACCTGTTTGTTGTATGACGGTTATTTAACGGTTGTGACAGAAGGTTGGCATTTACATCTCTGTTTAGAAGAGCATCTGGGGGGTCCCCATTGCAAAACTCCCCCAGAGTTGCGACAACAGCGGCGTTTAAGTCGGGGTGCGTTCTATCGGCGGTTGAATGAAGCGGGCCAGCCGAGAAGTTGGGGGATTCAGTTCTGGAATGGGGAGGGAGAACGGATGATGAATCTGTTTTTACCCAATCCGTTGCTGGGGGAGGATGAGGATGTTCTCCCGGAAGGAAAACCGTTGTTAGAAAAGTTGGCGCTTTATGATGAGTTGCGCTCAATTTATATCTTGGGAGAACGGCCGATTCCTTTTGAGGAAAATCCCCTCAAACGTCCCTATTTGGCGGTGTGTCGGTCGAGTCGTTGTAATCCGTCTCGTAAGTGGGAACCGGTGTTTGAGGCGTTGGAATCTGCTGTGGAGGAGGCGGGGTTGGATGTGACGGTTCGGACGGCGGGATGTTTGGAGGTCTGTCAGTTGGGGCCGATTGTTTTTTATTCGGGAGATAGGACTTGGTACAGTCGTGTGAAACCGGAGGTGGCGCGTCAGATTGTGTCTGAGCATTTAGTGCAAGGAACGCCTGTTAAAGAGCATTTGTATCCTCCGCAGTCGTGA
- a CDS encoding hybrid sensor histidine kinase/response regulator, with protein MIDGKIPILVIGFDVDTDSEAKAALRAFTTPSPGDMTPKLRFAEHYPTTDWLPREPILGGILLDGDRVNPQATLTALREEFPQTPIVVVSSQGDLEAPMMMAGADDCVNRQHFTAEGLAMMWRVLFRGYRRGDRASNSSGIPFIGSEEDLDISHPGGDRQELETRISEQTRLIAAQHQELKRQREQIRRQHLAILESSRMKSAFLSTVSHELRTPLNVIIGFSQLLLRKKNSTLTPVQVQTLQCIFDNGKQLLSVINDIIERSKLEAGASELRPKGFNLVQLVTSVAGNARWLCEQKGLELKIETRVENPRVIQDHQGVRRVVSNLLANALKFTEEGRISVRIWEVTPERLAIAVSDTGIGIAPEHLKRIFTAFEQLDNSLARNYNGVGLGLAIVDSLVKMMKGSICVESSQGEGSTFRVELPRSVIDAHGSESREPYNFLKKRVS; from the coding sequence ATGATAGATGGAAAAATCCCAATTCTCGTGATCGGCTTTGACGTTGACACGGACTCGGAGGCGAAAGCCGCTTTGCGAGCTTTTACGACTCCCAGTCCCGGAGATATGACCCCCAAGCTGCGTTTTGCTGAGCATTATCCCACAACGGACTGGCTCCCCCGAGAGCCGATCTTGGGAGGAATCCTCCTGGATGGCGATCGCGTCAATCCTCAGGCAACGCTGACGGCTCTACGAGAGGAGTTTCCCCAGACCCCGATTGTTGTTGTCAGCAGTCAGGGGGATTTGGAAGCGCCAATGATGATGGCGGGGGCGGATGATTGTGTGAATCGTCAGCATTTTACCGCTGAGGGACTGGCGATGATGTGGCGGGTTTTGTTTCGCGGCTACCGCAGAGGCGATCGCGCCTCCAATTCGTCAGGAATCCCGTTTATTGGCTCGGAAGAGGATCTCGATATTTCTCATCCTGGGGGCGATCGCCAGGAGTTGGAAACGCGCATCAGTGAGCAAACTCGCTTGATTGCAGCGCAACATCAGGAGTTGAAACGGCAACGGGAGCAGATTCGCCGTCAGCATCTGGCTATTCTTGAGTCCTCTCGCATGAAGTCGGCCTTTCTTTCAACGGTGTCTCATGAGTTACGAACGCCGCTCAATGTGATTATTGGTTTTTCTCAGCTTCTATTACGTAAAAAGAATAGTACCTTAACCCCGGTTCAGGTACAAACGTTACAATGTATTTTTGACAATGGTAAGCAGCTATTGTCGGTTATTAACGATATTATTGAACGCTCGAAGTTAGAGGCAGGAGCATCTGAGCTTCGACCCAAGGGATTTAACTTAGTTCAATTGGTAACGTCGGTTGCTGGGAATGCTCGCTGGCTTTGTGAACAGAAGGGGCTGGAGTTGAAGATTGAGACTCGGGTGGAAAATCCTCGGGTGATTCAAGATCATCAAGGGGTTCGTCGCGTTGTCTCGAATCTGTTGGCCAATGCCCTAAAATTCACTGAGGAGGGAAGAATCTCGGTGCGAATTTGGGAAGTGACTCCTGAACGACTGGCGATCGCAGTTTCGGATACGGGGATTGGCATTGCTCCCGAGCATTTAAAACGCATTTTTACGGCGTTTGAGCAGTTAGATAATTCCTTAGCTCGTAACTATAATGGTGTGGGATTGGGTTTAGCGATTGTGGATTCCCTCGTTAAAATGATGAAGGGCAGTATTTGCGTGGAAAGCTCTCAGGGCGAAGGTTCTACGTTTCGAGTTGAGTTACCTCGCTCAGTGATTGACGCTCATGGGAGTGAGTCGCGAGAGCCATATAACTTTCTGAAAAAGCGAGTTTCCTAG